Within the Candidatus Fusobacterium pullicola genome, the region AATTTGATGGTGTATTACAAAGCTTTCTAATGTTAATTTTCTTTACTACAATAGGTTTTACTGCTAGTGCAAAATTATTGAAAAAGGGTGGAATAGGAGTTTTAATCTTCTTAATAACTGCTACTGTACTTGTTATCGTTCAAGATATAGTTGGAGTTGGATTAGCTAAGGTATTTGGACTTCATCCTCTACTAGGACTTGCTGTTGGTTCTATTCCTTTAACTGGAGGACATGGAACTTCTGGAGCTTTTGGTCCTGTATTGGAGGAGTTAGGGGTTAACGGTGCTCTTTCTGTTTCTATAGCTGCAGCTACTTATGGATTGATAGCTGGATGTTTAATTGGAGGACCTGTTGCTAAAAAACTTAAGGAAAAATACAATTTAAAACCTAATTTAGATGACGAAATTAAGGTTATTGAAGAGGCTGAAGAGGAAGGAATTGGTGTTTCTGAATCTACACTTTTTGATGCAGTGGTTATAATTGCTTTAGCAATGGGATTAGGTTCTTGGATAGCTCCATTCTTAAAGCAATATGGAGTTGTTATTCCAGTATATATAGGTCCTATGTTTATGGCTGCTATTATTAGAAATATCTATGATGCCACTGGAAAAACTTTACCTATGCCTGAGATAGCTATCACTGGAAATATAGCTCTTTCTCTATTCTTAGCAATGGCACTTATGACTTTAAAATTATGGGAACTGGCAGATCTTGCTATACCAATAGTTTCTATTTTATTAATTCAAACTATTATTATGGCACTTTATGCATACTTTATTACATTTAACGTTAACGGAAAAGATTATGATGCGGCAGTTATGGCGACTGGACACTGTGGTTTTGGATTGGGAGCAAGTCCAAATGCAATGGCTAATATGGAGGTTTTTACAAAGGAAAATGGACCTTCTCCAAAGGCTTTCTTCGTATTACCACTTGTTGCTGCACTATTTATAGATTTTACAAATGCAACAGTAATCACTTTCTTTATGAATATGTTTGGATAAAATTATATTGAGATAAGTATTTGAAAGGGGGAGAATAGATTCTCATGAATAACAATTCTAATATAGGGGTTTTTGATTCAGGAGTAGGAGGAACTACTGTCCTAAAAGAGATATTAAAAGTTCTGCCCCATGAAAATATTCTTTATTATGGAGATAGTGGAAATGCTCCATATGGGCAAAAAAGTACAGAGGAAATTCAAAAATTATGTTGTAGAATTTTAGATTTTTTCATAGCAAATAATTGTAAAGCTGTGGTAGTAGCTTGTAATACAGCTACTGCTGCTGCCTTAGATAAATTAAAAAATACATACTCCATTCCGATAATTGGAGTTATTTCAGCTGGAGTAAAAGGGGCTTTAAAGGTAACCAAAAATAATAGAATAAATATTTTAGCTACTCCCTTTACTGTAGATTCTAATGCTTATATAAAGGAGTTGAGAAAGCATTTTAAAAGCTTTAAAATAACTCAAGAAGGTTGCCCAGAATTCTGTCCTATGATAGAGATTGGTTGGGAAACTCATCCAG harbors:
- the gltS gene encoding sodium/glutamate symporter — encoded protein: MFSYSFNMAETLAVAIVVLLIGREVRKRIHFLQRFFIPAPVVGGVIFSILLLIGHSSKAFSFQFDGVLQSFLMLIFFTTIGFTASAKLLKKGGIGVLIFLITATVLVIVQDIVGVGLAKVFGLHPLLGLAVGSIPLTGGHGTSGAFGPVLEELGVNGALSVSIAAATYGLIAGCLIGGPVAKKLKEKYNLKPNLDDEIKVIEEAEEEGIGVSESTLFDAVVIIALAMGLGSWIAPFLKQYGVVIPVYIGPMFMAAIIRNIYDATGKTLPMPEIAITGNIALSLFLAMALMTLKLWELADLAIPIVSILLIQTIIMALYAYFITFNVNGKDYDAAVMATGHCGFGLGASPNAMANMEVFTKENGPSPKAFFVLPLVAALFIDFTNATVITFFMNMFG
- the murI gene encoding glutamate racemase; amino-acid sequence: MNNNSNIGVFDSGVGGTTVLKEILKVLPHENILYYGDSGNAPYGQKSTEEIQKLCCRILDFFIANNCKAVVVACNTATAAALDKLKNTYSIPIIGVISAGVKGALKVTKNNRINILATPFTVDSNAYIKELRKHFKSFKITQEGCPEFCPMIEIGWETHPDRYDILKSHISHLSQEADTLILGCTHYPIIKNDIERFFSGNIVDPARETALELYSLLRLNDLLNTSSKIGKVEFFVTGDKKLFKKIAEQFLEFEIKNIYQIDK